From Medicago truncatula cultivar Jemalong A17 chromosome 7, MtrunA17r5.0-ANR, whole genome shotgun sequence, a single genomic window includes:
- the LOC11423413 gene encoding probable sugar phosphate/phosphate translocator At3g17430 has protein sequence MPVMATLMSRQHLLTYIYLLVYISLSSGVILYNKWVLSTLYFNFPFPITLTMIHMAFSGGVAFFLIRVLKVVAPVKMTIHIYVTCVVPISAFFAASLWFGNTAYLYISVAFIQMLKALMPVATFLVAVTLGTERLRCDVFWNMVLVSVGVVISSYGEIHFNVIGTVYQVSGIAAEALRLVLTQVLLQNKGLTLNPITSLYYIAPCSFVFLFIPWYILEKPEMEAPHMQFNFWIFFSNALCALALNFSTFLVIGRTGAVTIRVAGVLKDWLLISLSTVLFPESKITGLNVIGYAIALSGVVCYNYLKIRDVRTSQLQITPDESEKELLMEKKADDDVSSNKETLWNDSFSDSHSHSHSHFDEEAPLMYSSRISHLGRKPA, from the exons ATGCCAGTCATGGCGACATTAATGAGTAGGCAGCATTTGCTGACCTACATCTACCTTCTGGTTTACATTTCCCTTTCCTCAGGTGTTATTTTGTATAACAAG TGGGTCCTCTCCACGctgtattttaattttccatTTCCAATAACACTCACCATGATCCATATGGCTTTTTCTGGTGGAGTTGCATTTTTCCTAATCCGTGTTCTGAAG GTTGTAGCGCCTGTTAAAATGACAATTCATAT ATATGTAACTTGCGTGGTCCCTATAAGCGCCTTCTTTGCAGCAAGTCTGTG GTTTGGGAACACTGCTTATTTATACATTTCTGTGGCTTTCATCCAGATGCTTAAAGCCCTGA TGCCAGTGGCAACATTTCTTGTGGCTGTTACTCTTGGAACTGAGAGATTAAGGTGTGACGTATTCTGGAACATGGTGTTGGTCAGTGTTGGAGTTGTCATTTCCTCCTATGGGGAAATTCATTTTAATGTGATCGGTACAGTTTATCAAGTATCAGGAATAGCTGCTGAAGCATTGAGGCTGGTCTTAACTCAAGTTCTTCTTCAAAATAAAGGCTTGACGCTAAATCCCATTACCAGCTTGTATTACATAGCACCCTGCAG CTTTGTATTCCTTTTTATTCCATGGTATATCCTTGAGAAGCCCGAGATGGAAGCTCCACATATGCAGTTTAACTTCTGGATATTCTTTTCAAATGCTCTTTGTGCTTTGGCATTGAACTTCTCAACATTCTTGGTAATTGGTAGAACTGGGGCTGTAACTATTCGAGTGGCTGGAGTTTTGAAAGACTGGCTACTTATCTCTCTTTCAACTGTCCTATTTCCTGAATCAAAGATTACAGGATTGAATGTCATTGGCTATGCTATTG CTTTAAGTGGCGTTGTTTGTTACAACTACCTGAAGATCAGGGATGTGCGCACATCTCAACTTCAAATTACCCCAGATGAATCAGAAAAG GAGCTGCTGATGGAGAAAAAGGCAGATGATGATGTCAGCAGCAACAAGGAGACTCTATGGAATGATTCATTTTCTGATTCacattctcattctcattctcattttGACGAAGAAGCACCTTTAATGTACTCGTCACGGATATCTCATCTTGGAAGAAAGCCAGCATAG